From a region of the Gordonia sp. PP30 genome:
- a CDS encoding ABC transporter permease has protein sequence MTTIAAIAPTYYRYDVRRVLRNRRAMIFTVVMPALLYLVFGATQSRSGTVGSGNVAFYVLVGMALYGAVLAATTNAAAISLEQLAGWTRTLAMTPLRPSGYVATKVAVALTMAALPVGVLVIAGIATGAHAPVWVWIACLAIALAGAGIFAAFGLAVGSALASEGAMQVLGGVLALLAFAGNVFVPLKGTMLTIAQFTPMFGVTTLARYPLDRGVTVYGEHIALWIPVVNTAAWAAIFAAAAVFFYTRSTARR, from the coding sequence ATGACCACCATCGCCGCCATCGCACCCACCTACTACCGATACGACGTCCGCCGGGTCCTCCGGAACCGGCGCGCCATGATCTTCACCGTCGTCATGCCAGCCCTGCTGTATCTCGTGTTCGGCGCGACCCAATCGCGTTCCGGCACTGTCGGTTCCGGCAATGTCGCGTTCTACGTCCTGGTCGGCATGGCCCTGTACGGCGCGGTGCTCGCGGCGACCACGAATGCCGCCGCGATCTCCCTGGAACAGCTCGCCGGGTGGACACGCACCCTGGCGATGACCCCGCTGCGTCCGTCCGGGTACGTCGCGACCAAGGTGGCCGTCGCCCTGACGATGGCCGCGTTGCCGGTCGGCGTGCTGGTGATCGCCGGGATCGCGACCGGCGCCCACGCCCCGGTCTGGGTCTGGATCGCGTGCCTGGCGATCGCCCTGGCCGGCGCCGGGATCTTCGCGGCCTTCGGCCTGGCCGTCGGCAGCGCCCTCGCCTCGGAGGGCGCCATGCAGGTGCTCGGCGGCGTGCTGGCACTGCTGGCCTTCGCGGGCAACGTCTTCGTGCCGCTGAAGGGCACCATGCTGACGATCGCGCAGTTCACCCCGATGTTCGGCGTGACGACGCTGGCCCGCTACCCGCTCGACCGCGGCGTCACCGTGTACGGCGAGCACATCGCCCTGTGGATTCCGGTGGTCAACACCGCCGCGTGGGCCGCGATCTTCGCCGCCGCAGCCGTGTTCTTCTACACTCGCAGCACCGCCCGACGCTGA
- a CDS encoding LysR substrate-binding domain-containing protein, with product MSTFRLAYVPGVMPAKWVRTFAERRPGVDVELVACPAGEAALRVRSGAVDAALARPAAAGEDGLAVIRVYDEVPVVVVPKEHLLTAADELTCADLDGEWLLRPEDDVLDWADRPGETLDFRPESTADAVGLVAEEMGLLVVPMSLARLHHRRDLTYRPLADGPASPVGLLWREPTSELVDEFIGVVRGRRAGSSRGQSEPAPKRSAKEKAAARRAAKEAAGTIPPRKAAGNRKPNARRASRRGGR from the coding sequence GTGAGCACCTTCCGGCTCGCCTACGTCCCGGGCGTGATGCCGGCCAAGTGGGTGCGGACGTTCGCCGAGCGCCGGCCGGGCGTCGACGTGGAGCTGGTGGCCTGCCCGGCGGGCGAAGCCGCGCTGCGCGTGCGTTCCGGCGCCGTCGACGCCGCCCTGGCCCGCCCGGCCGCCGCCGGGGAGGACGGGCTGGCGGTGATCCGGGTCTATGACGAGGTGCCGGTCGTCGTCGTGCCGAAAGAGCATCTGCTGACCGCGGCCGACGAGCTGACCTGTGCGGATCTGGACGGGGAGTGGTTGCTGCGACCGGAGGACGACGTCCTCGACTGGGCCGATCGCCCGGGGGAGACCCTGGATTTCCGGCCGGAGTCCACCGCCGATGCGGTCGGGCTGGTGGCCGAGGAGATGGGCCTGCTGGTGGTGCCGATGTCGCTGGCGCGGCTGCATCACCGTCGCGATCTCACGTACCGTCCGCTGGCCGACGGGCCCGCCTCGCCGGTCGGGCTGCTCTGGCGGGAGCCGACGAGCGAGCTGGTGGACGAGTTCATCGGCGTCGTGCGGGGGCGCCGTGCCGGATCGTCGCGCGGACAGAGCGAGCCGGCGCCCAAGCGGTCGGCCAAGGAGAAGGCGGCGGCACGTCGTGCGGCGAAGGAGGCCGCGGGCACCATCCCACCGCGCAAGGCCGCCGGGAATCGGAAGCCGAACGCCCGCCGGGCCTCTCGGCGCGGCGGGCGGTGA
- a CDS encoding response regulator transcription factor, whose protein sequence is MTDEIRLLIADDQALVRGALAALLDLEPDLRVVAQVGRGDEVVDAARAGGADVCLLDIEMPGADGIEVAERLRDQLPGVHSLIVTTFGRPGYLRRAMAAGASGFVVKDTPAAQLADAVRRVHAGLRVVDPTLATESLTSGENPLTPREIDILRVARTGATVAAIAAEVHLSGGTVRNHLSSAIGKTGATTRAEAARIAEDRGWI, encoded by the coding sequence GTGACGGACGAGATCCGGTTGTTGATCGCCGACGATCAGGCGCTGGTCCGGGGCGCTCTGGCGGCGCTGCTCGACCTGGAGCCGGACCTGCGGGTGGTCGCTCAGGTGGGCCGGGGTGACGAGGTGGTCGACGCGGCCCGCGCCGGTGGCGCCGACGTGTGCCTGCTCGACATCGAGATGCCCGGCGCCGACGGCATCGAGGTGGCCGAGCGGCTGCGTGACCAGTTGCCCGGGGTGCACAGCCTGATCGTGACCACCTTCGGCCGGCCCGGCTACCTGCGGCGCGCGATGGCCGCCGGGGCGTCGGGCTTCGTCGTGAAGGACACTCCCGCGGCGCAACTCGCCGATGCCGTCCGCCGGGTCCACGCGGGCCTGCGTGTCGTCGACCCGACGCTCGCCACCGAGTCTCTGACCAGCGGAGAGAACCCGCTGACCCCGCGCGAGATCGACATCCTCCGGGTAGCCCGCACCGGGGCGACCGTCGCCGCGATCGCCGCCGAGGTGCACCTCTCGGGCGGCACGGTGCGCAATCACCTGTCGTCGGCGATCGGCAAGACCGGCGCCACCACCCGCGCCGAGGCCGCCCGCATCGCCGAAGACCGCGGCTGGATCTGA
- a CDS encoding PucR family transcriptional regulator — protein MPDPSSPETNANLVQRLLADWPDLSGELLTEGLGAYAPAGVSDDHYDELRPAIAGTGYAVLTALAAGQVPSHDEIRGFVGPVARQHAEERLPLPVLMTAIHASAQVLLAHAAATARPDETSELVAVGSRLLQVLTSINLVVVDAYLADSPLDSEREARRELCDALVHGRPAAGLAARADTVVADRYLVVTVLLDVDPEVAPPNMVLHRRKRVLQNALDELTTDITPARFDGVEGVALIAGTVAESDAASPRCAELAAGLTEEFGVGVYLAFLEDVPVGEIPKAAVDAAELGRLAKGLNRGPGAYRIDQLLLEFQVTRPSPARDRLAERVEPLFDQPHLLEALHSHLQFGADRKSAAAQVHVHPNTYTYRLRRIHELTGLDPTKPRESRMLAAALMVAGKWDGLASDARL, from the coding sequence TTGCCGGATCCTTCGTCGCCGGAGACAAACGCGAATCTGGTCCAGCGTCTGCTCGCCGATTGGCCGGATCTGTCGGGCGAACTGCTCACCGAGGGCCTCGGCGCCTACGCCCCGGCGGGCGTTTCGGACGACCACTACGACGAGTTGCGGCCGGCGATCGCGGGTACCGGCTACGCCGTGCTGACCGCCCTGGCGGCCGGGCAGGTGCCGAGTCACGACGAGATCCGCGGGTTCGTCGGACCGGTCGCCCGCCAGCACGCCGAGGAGCGGCTCCCGCTGCCGGTGCTGATGACCGCGATCCACGCTTCGGCGCAGGTACTGCTGGCGCACGCCGCGGCGACCGCGCGTCCGGACGAGACGTCCGAGCTGGTCGCGGTCGGCTCGCGTCTGCTGCAGGTGCTGACCTCGATCAATCTGGTGGTCGTCGACGCCTACCTGGCAGACTCCCCGCTCGACTCCGAACGCGAGGCGCGGCGTGAGTTGTGCGATGCCCTGGTCCACGGCCGGCCCGCCGCGGGCCTGGCGGCGCGCGCCGACACCGTCGTCGCCGACCGGTACCTGGTGGTGACGGTGCTGCTCGACGTCGACCCGGAGGTCGCGCCCCCGAACATGGTGCTGCACCGGCGTAAACGGGTGTTGCAGAACGCCCTCGACGAGCTGACCACGGACATCACCCCGGCCCGTTTCGACGGGGTGGAAGGGGTCGCCCTGATCGCCGGAACGGTCGCCGAATCGGACGCGGCGAGCCCGCGCTGTGCGGAGCTGGCGGCCGGCCTCACCGAAGAATTCGGGGTCGGCGTCTACCTGGCGTTCCTGGAAGACGTTCCGGTCGGCGAGATCCCGAAGGCCGCGGTCGACGCCGCCGAGCTGGGCCGGCTGGCCAAGGGGCTGAACCGGGGACCGGGGGCGTACCGCATCGATCAGTTGCTGCTGGAGTTCCAGGTGACCCGGCCCAGCCCCGCGCGGGACCGGCTCGCCGAGCGGGTGGAACCGCTCTTCGACCAGCCGCATCTGCTGGAGGCGCTGCACTCGCACCTGCAATTCGGTGCGGACCGCAAGTCGGCCGCCGCGCAGGTGCACGTGCACCCGAACACGTACACCTATCGGTTGCGGCGGATCCACGAGCTCACCGGGCTCGATCCGACGAAGCCGCGCGAGTCCCGGATGCTCGCCGCGGCGCTGATGGTCGCCGGGAAGTGGGACGGGCTGGCATCCGACGCCCGGCTCTGA
- a CDS encoding ATP-binding cassette domain-containing protein, with amino-acid sequence MNQTALALSLDGITKRFGDVTAVDRVDLRVAPGEVVAFLGPNGAGKTTTLDMVLGLSQPDSGRLEVFGLPPRRAARAGRIAAVLQTGGLLEDFTVLETVRVIASLHRRDDEVDAVLARAGLVEIADRKVSRCSGGEQQRLKFALALLPDPDLIVLDEPTAGMDVESRRAFWATMRADAGAGRTVVFATHYLEEADAFADRIVMIAGGRVVADGSTAQIRARAGRRVVSAVVGDQWLTPLRAELPGVDVVEHRGGRLYLAAADSDELVRYLLTRTDAHDVEVAGANLEDAFVALTSSSHSG; translated from the coding sequence ATGAACCAGACAGCACTCGCACTCAGCCTCGACGGAATCACCAAGCGTTTCGGCGACGTCACCGCGGTCGACCGCGTGGACCTGCGCGTCGCCCCCGGCGAGGTGGTCGCCTTCCTCGGTCCCAACGGCGCAGGCAAGACCACCACCCTCGACATGGTGCTGGGCCTCTCCCAGCCGGATTCGGGTCGCCTGGAGGTGTTCGGCCTGCCGCCGCGCCGGGCCGCTCGCGCCGGCCGGATCGCCGCGGTGCTACAGACCGGCGGCCTGCTCGAAGACTTCACCGTGCTGGAGACCGTCCGCGTCATCGCCTCCCTGCACCGCCGCGACGACGAGGTCGACGCCGTGCTGGCCCGCGCCGGGCTGGTGGAGATCGCCGACCGCAAGGTGTCGCGGTGCTCCGGCGGCGAGCAGCAGCGCCTCAAGTTCGCGCTCGCCCTGCTCCCCGACCCGGACCTGATCGTGCTCGACGAGCCGACCGCCGGCATGGACGTCGAGTCCCGGCGCGCCTTCTGGGCCACCATGCGGGCCGACGCCGGCGCCGGACGCACCGTCGTCTTCGCCACCCACTACCTGGAGGAGGCCGACGCGTTCGCGGACCGCATCGTGATGATCGCCGGTGGGCGGGTGGTGGCCGACGGCAGCACCGCGCAGATCCGCGCCCGGGCCGGGCGGCGCGTCGTGTCCGCCGTCGTCGGCGACCAGTGGCTCACGCCGCTGCGTGCCGAACTGCCCGGAGTGGACGTCGTCGAACATCGCGGCGGCCGGCTGTACCTGGCCGCCGCCGACTCCGACGAGCTGGTCCGGTACTTGCTGACCCGCACCGACGCGCACGACGTCGAGGTCGCCGGCGCGAACCTCGAAGATGCCTTCGTCGCCCTGACTTCGTCATCCCACTCCGGCTGA
- a CDS encoding sensor histidine kinase: protein MTTATPNSRRDLRWLFGAVWLLFLGYPIATLVTEPMPLAERLAGAALLVAFIVVYVWFCRNAMFQTEPGWRPALAATAVLVLLTAALLPILGPDAVGLAPYLIVAAAFSLPSPWRLVAMVAILAAAVVIPEVAGWHVDLGVIAIIAAIGLSMLAGQEMRAREAERERAEQRQRVLQSELAVIAERERVARDVHDILGHSLTVISVKTELAGRLIDLDPERAKTELAEVNALAREALAEVRSTVGDLRSPQLPSVLAAAESALTAAGIDAVLPDPGVADPAIAGLFAWVVREAVTNVVRHSGATRCVVGLSAFRITVCDNGSGFSCGSGNGLSGLAERVSDAGGRFDVESGPDGTTLIADMEETR, encoded by the coding sequence ATGACCACCGCCACCCCGAACAGCCGGCGCGACCTGCGCTGGCTGTTCGGCGCCGTCTGGCTGCTGTTCCTCGGCTATCCGATCGCCACCCTGGTGACCGAGCCCATGCCGCTCGCCGAGCGGCTGGCGGGTGCGGCGCTGCTGGTCGCGTTCATCGTCGTCTACGTGTGGTTCTGCCGGAACGCCATGTTCCAGACCGAGCCCGGATGGCGGCCCGCCCTGGCGGCCACCGCCGTCCTGGTCCTGCTGACCGCGGCGCTGCTCCCGATCCTCGGGCCCGACGCGGTCGGGCTGGCGCCGTATCTGATCGTGGCCGCCGCGTTCAGTCTCCCATCGCCCTGGCGGCTGGTCGCGATGGTCGCGATTCTGGCCGCCGCCGTGGTGATCCCGGAGGTGGCGGGGTGGCACGTCGATCTCGGGGTGATCGCGATCATCGCCGCGATCGGGCTGTCGATGCTGGCCGGGCAGGAGATGCGGGCCCGTGAGGCCGAGCGGGAGCGCGCCGAACAGCGGCAGCGGGTGCTGCAGTCGGAGTTGGCGGTGATCGCCGAGCGGGAACGGGTCGCGCGCGACGTGCACGACATCCTCGGTCACTCGCTCACCGTGATCAGCGTGAAGACCGAACTGGCGGGCCGGCTGATCGACCTCGATCCCGAACGCGCCAAGACCGAACTCGCCGAGGTGAACGCCCTGGCGCGGGAGGCGCTCGCCGAGGTCCGTTCGACGGTCGGTGATCTGCGGTCGCCGCAGTTGCCGAGTGTGCTGGCCGCCGCCGAGAGCGCCCTCACCGCCGCCGGTATCGACGCGGTGCTGCCCGATCCCGGTGTCGCCGATCCCGCGATCGCGGGTCTCTTCGCCTGGGTGGTGCGCGAGGCGGTGACCAACGTCGTCCGGCACAGCGGTGCCACGCGCTGCGTGGTGGGGCTGTCCGCCTTCCGGATCACCGTGTGCGACAACGGATCCGGGTTCAGCTGTGGCTCCGGCAACGGGCTGTCCGGGCTGGCCGAGCGGGTGAGCGACGCGGGCGGGCGGTTCGACGTCGAGTCGGGCCCGGACGGCACGACGCTGATCGCCGACATGGAGGAGACCCGGTGA
- a CDS encoding alpha/beta fold hydrolase, which yields MTATAANADARPGAQAPRVDTRVSGTTLPPIPNTVGEGPASSGFWSGYAYGQLNPNAAPKGANDFHCKPKDGRNPVVLVHGTYENAYDNWAAFSPVLKKAGYCVFAPNYGRTDLLDKGGVAIVMPGVQGAASIRRSSEQLGAYIDRVRKATGSDKVDIIAHSQGGLVARHWIKFGGGADRTDPAKNKVGKLIMFGTPNHGTTLDGLAAFGRAIDDLGLPVMEFYSWLYGAGPIDQAVGSPAVKAVNAGRMTYPGIEYTSVATEYDEVVTPFDSAFIRGGGVQNIVLQHGCEADTSDHLSMVYSSRAMSIALRALDPKTYPKLVCAPNVWAFSF from the coding sequence TTGACCGCCACCGCCGCGAACGCGGACGCCCGGCCCGGCGCCCAGGCTCCGCGCGTCGACACACGGGTGTCGGGAACCACGTTGCCCCCGATCCCGAACACCGTGGGCGAGGGCCCGGCGTCGTCCGGATTCTGGTCCGGCTACGCCTACGGCCAGCTGAACCCGAACGCCGCCCCCAAGGGCGCCAACGACTTTCACTGCAAGCCGAAGGACGGCCGGAACCCGGTGGTCCTGGTGCACGGCACCTACGAGAACGCCTACGACAACTGGGCGGCGTTCTCGCCCGTCCTGAAGAAGGCCGGCTACTGCGTCTTCGCGCCGAACTACGGCCGCACCGACCTGCTCGACAAGGGCGGCGTCGCCATCGTCATGCCCGGCGTGCAGGGGGCGGCCTCCATCCGCCGGTCGTCCGAACAGCTCGGTGCGTACATCGACCGTGTCCGCAAGGCCACCGGCTCGGACAAGGTCGACATCATCGCCCATTCGCAGGGCGGCCTGGTCGCCCGCCACTGGATCAAGTTCGGCGGCGGCGCCGATCGCACCGACCCGGCGAAGAACAAGGTCGGCAAGCTGATCATGTTCGGCACACCCAACCACGGCACCACGCTCGACGGCCTCGCCGCCTTCGGCCGCGCCATCGACGACCTCGGCCTGCCGGTGATGGAGTTCTACTCCTGGCTGTACGGTGCGGGCCCGATCGACCAGGCCGTCGGCTCACCCGCGGTCAAGGCCGTCAACGCCGGGCGGATGACCTACCCCGGCATCGAGTACACGTCGGTCGCCACCGAGTACGACGAGGTGGTGACCCCGTTCGACAGCGCCTTCATCAGGGGCGGCGGCGTGCAGAACATCGTGCTGCAGCACGGCTGCGAGGCGGACACCTCCGACCACCTCTCGATGGTCTATTCCTCGCGCGCCATGTCGATCGCCCTGCGCGCCCTCGACCCGAAGACCTACCCGAAGCTCGTCTGCGCCCCGAACGTCTGGGCCTTCAGCTTCTGA